CGTCTCCTGGGGCAACACAGCCATAAACCAGCGCTCGGCAATAGACGTCAAAAACACACTCATATGCGGAATCAGCGCAATGCCCGTAAGCGACAGCATCGCGGCGTAAATCAACACCGTCATCCCGCGAGAAGCCGGACGCGACCCCGAACTGATATACCCTCGCGCAATCATCTCATAGCGGCGATTGCCCAGCGTCGCCTTTGACAGATAAAAGAAAAAGACCGTCAACAGCAACACAAAGACAACGAGCGCGTAAGCCATCGGATTTTCGTTAATATCCTCAATAGAATTGAAAATCTCGACCGCTACAACCTGACGGTAATTGAAAATAAGCGGCGTCCCCAAATCGGTAAACGCCCAGATAAAAACAATAATCGCCCCGGCAAAATAGCCCGGCAACATCAGCGGAAATGTCACCGTGCGAAAAAGGCGAAATCCCTTGCTACCCATATTGCGCGCCGCCTCTTCCAGGCTCGGATCGACATTGGCAAGCGCAGCGGCCACATTGAGATACATAATGGGGTAGAGATGCAGCACCTCTAAAATCACCACGCCTACAAAACCACCGCCGCCAAACCAATCTACCGGCTGATCGATAAGCCCCAGATCCAGAAGCAGCAAATTGATCGAACCAAAACGCGCAAACATCTGCTTCATGCCAATAGCCCCTACAAACGGGGGCAAAACCATAGGCACCAGAATCAAACCATTGAGAAACCCTTTGCCGGCAAAATCGTAGCGCACCAGCAAAAACGCCAGAGGCAAACTGAGCAGCGTAGTCGCAATAGTCGTAATCATCCCCAGCCGAAAACTATTGAGAATGGCTTCACGATAAACCGGACTCGTCACCATCAATTCGTAAAACGCAAACGTAAACCTGCCATCGACCACCAGCGACTGCACAAAAGCATACCAAAGGGGATAAAACAAAAACAAAGCAAAAAAGCCGATCAACCCCACCAAAAAAATGAGCGTGGGCAAATTGAGATCAAACCGCCTCATCGAGGTCCTCCGCTTCATCGCGCAACACAACCACCTGCTGCTTCGAAAACCCCAATCGCACCTCATCGCCGGGTTGTGCGTGTTGCAAAGTCGCGCCATATTCAATCAGTTTGATCTGATCGCCGCTCGCCAATTCAACAAAAAATTGCTC
The Gemmatimonadota bacterium DNA segment above includes these coding regions:
- a CDS encoding iron ABC transporter permease; the encoded protein is MRRFDLNLPTLIFLVGLIGFFALFLFYPLWYAFVQSLVVDGRFTFAFYELMVTSPVYREAILNSFRLGMITTIATTLLSLPLAFLLVRYDFAGKGFLNGLILVPMVLPPFVGAIGMKQMFARFGSINLLLLDLGLIDQPVDWFGGGGFVGVVILEVLHLYPIMYLNVAAALANVDPSLEEAARNMGSKGFRLFRTVTFPLMLPGYFAGAIIVFIWAFTDLGTPLIFNYRQVVAVEIFNSIEDINENPMAYALVVFVLLLTVFFFYLSKATLGNRRYEMIARGYISSGSRPASRGMTVLIYAAMLSLTGIALIPHMSVFLTSIAERWFMAVLPQETTGRFYAMVFEHPMSLSSIEMSLMLSVLSTTLDVVLGIAIAYLLTRTRIPYKGVLDAMAMLPLALPGLVLAFGYLAGYSGTFLDARHYPVPLLVIAYAVRRLPYMVRAAYAGFQQTSVTLEEAAQNLGASRLRTLFQITFPLILANLVAGGILCFAFAMLEVSDSLILALKDEYYPITKAIYALMGRIADGAYLASAMGVFGMVLLIVSLFLAGRFLGRRMGELFRA